One segment of Paenibacillus rhizovicinus DNA contains the following:
- a CDS encoding ABC transporter permease subunit, translated as MRKWMVLYRKEWLELVRTYKLIWVPLVFLLLGAMQPVTTYFMPDILAHAGNLPEGAVISIPMPTAGEMMAQTLQQFNTIGLLIIALSSMNGISAERNGGITAMILVKPIAFRGYVAAKLASQITLIGIAFAAGFGAAYYYTSVLIGTPEWRGSLAAFLFYWLWLVLAGALTLCFSALLRSGAAAAACSLGLLALLAVLGSLLPDALGASPGMLPKLAAAQYLDTDSSKSWLSVIVTFCVLAAALETAAFALRKRPAL; from the coding sequence GTGAGGAAGTGGATGGTATTGTACCGCAAAGAATGGCTGGAGCTCGTTCGGACCTATAAACTGATCTGGGTGCCGCTGGTATTCCTGCTGCTCGGCGCCATGCAGCCGGTCACGACGTACTTTATGCCTGATATTCTTGCGCATGCGGGGAATTTGCCGGAAGGGGCAGTCATCTCCATCCCCATGCCGACCGCGGGCGAAATGATGGCGCAGACGCTGCAGCAGTTCAATACAATTGGGCTGTTGATCATCGCTCTGTCGTCAATGAACGGCATTTCCGCTGAAAGGAACGGGGGCATAACGGCCATGATTCTCGTAAAACCGATCGCCTTTCGAGGCTACGTCGCAGCAAAGCTGGCGTCACAGATCACGCTGATCGGCATTGCGTTCGCCGCCGGCTTCGGCGCGGCTTATTATTATACGAGCGTGTTGATCGGCACGCCCGAATGGAGAGGAAGCTTGGCCGCGTTTCTATTCTATTGGTTGTGGCTCGTGCTTGCAGGTGCGCTTACGCTATGCTTCAGCGCTCTTCTGCGCAGCGGTGCGGCCGCAGCGGCATGCTCGCTTGGACTGCTTGCCTTGCTTGCAGTATTGGGATCGCTCTTGCCGGATGCGCTTGGCGCAAGCCCGGGCATGCTGCCCAAACTGGCAGCGGCACAGTATCTCGATACGGATTCTAGCAAAAGCTGGCTGTCGGTTATCGTCACATTTTGCGTTTTGGCAGCGGCTCTCGAAACGGCAGCCTTCGCCCTCCGCAAACGCCCTGCGCTCTAG
- a CDS encoding DinB family protein, whose product MFQYNWMVREEWFTWCEQVSTEELLRTRIGGAGSILYTLYHIADVECSWIRSIQGMPDIPENYASCRTLEQVRAISADRINETKKFLHTWSDAFDTEIVTASWMKDPFTKGEILRHVIAHGIHHTGQLSIWARELGLQPVSANFIGRGLF is encoded by the coding sequence ATGTTTCAGTATAACTGGATGGTCAGAGAAGAATGGTTTACGTGGTGCGAACAAGTCTCGACCGAAGAATTGCTGCGCACACGAATCGGCGGAGCCGGCTCTATTCTCTATACCTTGTATCATATCGCCGATGTGGAATGCAGTTGGATTCGCAGTATACAAGGAATGCCCGATATTCCGGAAAATTATGCGAGTTGTCGGACGCTCGAGCAAGTAAGAGCCATTTCCGCCGACAGGATAAATGAAACGAAGAAGTTCCTTCATACATGGTCTGACGCGTTCGATACGGAGATTGTAACCGCCTCGTGGATGAAGGACCCGTTTACGAAAGGCGAGATTTTGCGTCACGTCATTGCACATGGAATCCATCATACGGGGCAGTTGTCCATTTGGGCAAGAGAGCTCGGACTTCAACCCGTATCGGCAAATTTTATCGGCAGAGGGTTGTTCTAA
- a CDS encoding ATPase, whose amino-acid sequence MYKLGQRIIIMSDKFEQSLPIGEYGYIIAYDRNADNAFDYVIRVPKANRNFYVPAADIELEEVLIKLEVDKLEREALIDFALATHNAELFHRIMNGDQEPEEEDNSGNEPQSKEDFMRQVRLKAWI is encoded by the coding sequence ATGTATAAATTAGGACAACGCATCATAATCATGTCCGATAAGTTTGAACAAAGCCTCCCGATCGGGGAGTATGGCTATATTATTGCGTACGACCGGAATGCCGACAATGCGTTCGATTACGTGATTCGCGTGCCGAAGGCGAACCGGAACTTCTACGTGCCGGCGGCCGATATCGAGCTTGAAGAAGTGCTCATCAAGCTGGAAGTCGACAAGCTGGAGCGGGAAGCGCTGATCGATTTCGCGCTGGCTACGCATAATGCAGAGCTGTTCCATCGGATCATGAACGGGGATCAGGAACCGGAAGAAGAGGACAACAGCGGCAACGAGCCGCAGTCCAAAGAAGATTTCATGCGTCAAGTACGATTGAAAGCGTGGATTTAA
- a CDS encoding transcriptional regulator, translated as MTGSEIALVIAVVVILLCQANWLFSDARKHSRYPWFWGIWGLVQFPIPLLFYWLIVRMPKRVKNKRGGGNSNID; from the coding sequence ATGACAGGATCGGAAATTGCGCTGGTCATTGCCGTCGTCGTCATCCTGTTGTGCCAGGCCAACTGGTTGTTCTCGGATGCGCGCAAGCATAGTCGATATCCGTGGTTTTGGGGCATTTGGGGACTTGTGCAATTCCCGATCCCGTTGTTGTTCTACTGGTTAATCGTCCGTATGCCGAAGCGCGTGAAGAACAAACGCGGCGGCGGGAATTCCAACATTGATTAG
- a CDS encoding PLDc N-terminal domain-containing protein, giving the protein MDQLSTSQLVSILVPLGIVELVLMITAIVACVRAERTRGPKWLWILIIIVFNLIGSIVFFVAGRKSS; this is encoded by the coding sequence ATGGATCAACTTTCAACCTCGCAGCTTGTCTCCATCCTAGTTCCGCTGGGCATCGTGGAGCTCGTACTTATGATTACGGCGATCGTCGCTTGCGTCCGGGCGGAGCGTACACGCGGTCCCAAGTGGCTGTGGATCTTGATCATCATCGTTTTTAATCTCATCGGGTCCATCGTGTTCTTCGTGGCGGGGCGGAAATCCTCGTGA
- the gatB gene encoding Asp-tRNA(Asn)/Glu-tRNA(Gln) amidotransferase subunit GatB, with product MFEPNKYETVVGLEVHVELHTKSKIFCGCSTSFGAPPNSHTCPVCLGHPGVLPVLNRQAIEYAMKAAMALNCQIADISKFDRKNYFYPDSPKAYQISQFDKPVGEHGWIDIEVNGQTKRIGITRLHLEEDAGKLTHIDGGFGSLVDFNRVGTPLIEIVSEPDIRTPEEAKAYLEKLKAIMLYCDVSDVKMEEGSLRCDANISIRPYGQEQFGTRAELKNMNSFRGVQRGLEYEEMRQADVLDSGGKVVQETRRWDETQGKTFSMRSKEEAHDYRYFPDPDLVQIHIDDEWKARVLASIPELPDARKARYTAEFGLPSYDAEVITASKKLADFFEESLQYTNDAKAVSNWIMGDLLGYLNAGSLELEDIKLTGQGLGEMIGLMEKGIISSKIAKTVFKEMLETGKRPQQIVEEQGLVQISDEGAIAEVVDRIVSANPQSVEDFKAGKEKAIGFLVGQVMKETKGKANPALVNKLLLARLNQ from the coding sequence ATGTTTGAACCGAACAAATACGAAACGGTCGTCGGCCTGGAGGTCCACGTAGAGCTGCATACGAAGAGTAAAATCTTCTGCGGCTGCTCCACGTCCTTCGGCGCGCCGCCGAACTCTCATACATGTCCGGTCTGTCTCGGACACCCCGGCGTTCTGCCGGTATTGAACCGCCAGGCGATCGAATATGCGATGAAAGCCGCGATGGCGCTCAACTGCCAGATCGCGGACATCAGCAAGTTCGACCGGAAGAATTATTTCTACCCCGATTCGCCAAAAGCGTATCAAATTTCTCAATTCGATAAACCGGTCGGCGAGCACGGCTGGATCGACATCGAAGTGAACGGCCAAACGAAACGCATCGGCATCACGCGCCTCCACTTGGAGGAGGATGCGGGCAAACTGACGCATATAGACGGCGGCTTCGGTTCCCTCGTCGATTTCAACCGCGTCGGTACGCCGCTTATCGAGATCGTATCGGAGCCGGATATCCGTACGCCGGAAGAGGCGAAGGCCTATCTGGAGAAGCTGAAAGCGATCATGCTCTACTGCGACGTCTCGGATGTGAAGATGGAAGAAGGCTCGCTCCGCTGCGACGCCAACATCAGTATCCGGCCTTACGGCCAAGAGCAGTTCGGCACTCGCGCCGAGCTCAAGAACATGAACTCCTTCCGCGGCGTTCAGCGCGGCTTGGAGTACGAAGAGATGCGCCAAGCCGACGTCCTCGACAGCGGGGGCAAAGTCGTGCAGGAAACGCGTCGCTGGGATGAGACCCAAGGCAAGACATTCTCGATGCGGAGCAAGGAAGAAGCACATGATTACCGCTACTTCCCGGACCCGGATCTTGTTCAAATCCATATCGACGACGAGTGGAAAGCGCGTGTCCTTGCGTCCATTCCAGAGCTGCCGGATGCCCGTAAAGCCCGTTATACGGCTGAATTCGGTCTGCCCTCCTATGATGCGGAAGTGATCACGGCGTCCAAGAAGCTGGCGGATTTCTTCGAAGAGAGCCTGCAATACACGAACGATGCTAAAGCGGTATCGAACTGGATCATGGGCGATCTTCTGGGCTACCTCAACGCGGGGAGTCTGGAGCTGGAAGACATCAAACTTACGGGTCAAGGGCTCGGCGAGATGATCGGTCTCATGGAGAAAGGCATCATCAGCAGCAAGATCGCGAAGACGGTCTTCAAAGAAATGCTGGAAACGGGCAAGCGTCCGCAGCAAATCGTCGAAGAGCAGGGGCTTGTCCAAATCAGCGACGAAGGCGCGATTGCCGAAGTCGTTGACCGGATCGTAAGCGCAAACCCGCAGTCTGTCGAGGATTTCAAAGCAGGCAAAGAGAAAGCGATCGGCTTCCTTGTCGGCCAAGTCATGAAAGAAACGAAAGGCAAAGCGAATCCGGCGCTGGTCAACAAGCTGCTGCTCGCTCGCCTCAATCAATAA
- the gatC gene encoding Asp-tRNA(Asn)/Glu-tRNA(Gln) amidotransferase subunit GatC yields MSITIKDVEHVANLARLELSEQEKEQFAGQLNAILKYAEKLNELQTDDVEPTSHVLPVYNVMRDDVIRESVTNETALRNAPEDEDGQFKVPAVLE; encoded by the coding sequence ATGAGCATCACGATTAAAGATGTTGAGCATGTGGCCAATCTGGCCCGGCTGGAGCTTTCCGAGCAAGAGAAGGAACAATTCGCCGGACAGTTGAACGCGATCTTGAAATACGCGGAGAAGCTGAACGAGCTGCAAACCGATGATGTGGAACCGACCAGCCACGTGCTGCCGGTGTACAATGTCATGCGGGATGACGTTATTCGCGAGTCCGTTACGAACGAGACCGCGCTGCGCAATGCGCCCGAAGATGAAGACGGCCAGTTTAAAGTGCCGGCCGTGCTGGAATAA
- the gatA gene encoding Asp-tRNA(Asn)/Glu-tRNA(Gln) amidotransferase subunit GatA → MALFDLRLQEVHNQLRKKELSVADLVDASFSRIAATDASIQAFLTLNEEGARTAAAELDKALADGSEQGLLFGLPAGIKDNIVTEGLLTTCASQFLRNYDPIYDATVTKKLKAAQSVTIGKLNMDEFAMGGSNENSSFHPTRNPWNTDYVPGGSSGGSAASVAAGQVYFALGSDTGGSIRQPAAYCGIVGLKPTYGLVSRFGLVAFASSLDQIGPLTKNVEDSAYVLQAIAGYDQNDSTSANVEIPDYVSALNGDVKGLRIGVPKEYLGQGIDPQVKEAVLAALKQFESLGATWEEVSLPHTEYAVATYYLLASSEASSNLARFDGVRYGVRAENPDNLLDLYRKSRSQGFGQEVKRRIMLGTYALSSGYYDAYYLKAQKVRTLIKQDFDNVFQNFDLIIGPTAPTAAFPIGEQVGDPLTMYLNDICTIPVSLAGVPAISVPCGFANGLPVGLQIIGKAFDERTVLRAAHAYEQHTEHHKQRPQL, encoded by the coding sequence TTGGCACTTTTCGATTTACGCCTTCAGGAAGTACATAATCAATTGAGAAAGAAAGAGTTGTCGGTCGCTGATCTGGTGGACGCTTCTTTCTCGCGTATCGCCGCGACGGACGCTTCCATCCAAGCGTTCTTGACCTTGAATGAAGAAGGCGCTCGCACCGCGGCCGCCGAGCTGGACAAAGCGCTGGCTGACGGCAGCGAGCAAGGTTTGCTTTTCGGCCTGCCTGCCGGCATCAAGGATAATATCGTCACCGAAGGTTTGCTCACGACTTGCGCAAGCCAGTTTCTGCGCAACTACGACCCAATCTATGACGCAACGGTCACGAAGAAGCTGAAGGCCGCGCAATCGGTCACGATCGGCAAGCTGAACATGGACGAGTTCGCCATGGGCGGCTCCAACGAGAACTCGAGCTTTCACCCGACGCGCAATCCGTGGAACACGGATTATGTTCCGGGCGGTTCGAGCGGCGGCTCGGCGGCTTCCGTCGCGGCAGGACAAGTGTATTTCGCGCTTGGCTCCGATACCGGCGGCTCTATCCGCCAGCCGGCTGCATATTGCGGCATCGTCGGGTTGAAGCCAACCTACGGCCTCGTATCGCGTTTCGGCCTCGTGGCATTCGCTTCGTCGCTCGACCAGATCGGTCCGCTGACGAAGAACGTCGAGGACTCGGCTTATGTGCTGCAAGCGATCGCCGGCTACGACCAGAACGACTCCACTTCGGCGAACGTCGAAATTCCGGATTACGTCAGCGCGCTGAACGGCGACGTGAAGGGACTCCGAATCGGCGTTCCGAAGGAATATTTGGGACAAGGCATCGATCCGCAAGTGAAAGAAGCGGTTCTTGCCGCGCTTAAGCAATTCGAGAGCCTCGGAGCTACGTGGGAGGAAGTGTCCCTGCCGCATACGGAATATGCGGTCGCGACCTACTACCTGCTCGCTTCGTCGGAAGCGTCCTCCAACCTGGCCCGTTTCGATGGCGTTCGCTATGGCGTTCGCGCGGAGAATCCGGATAACCTGCTTGACTTGTACCGCAAGTCGCGCAGCCAAGGCTTCGGCCAAGAAGTGAAGCGCCGTATCATGCTCGGCACGTACGCGCTCAGCTCCGGCTATTACGACGCCTATTATTTGAAAGCTCAGAAAGTGCGCACGCTGATCAAACAGGACTTTGACAACGTGTTCCAGAATTTCGATCTCATCATCGGACCGACGGCGCCAACGGCGGCATTCCCGATCGGCGAGCAGGTCGGCGACCCGCTGACGATGTATTTGAACGATATCTGCACGATCCCGGTCAGCTTGGCAGGCGTTCCTGCAATCAGCGTGCCGTGCGGTTTCGCGAACGGGCTGCCGGTCGGTTTGCAAATCATCGGCAAAGCATTCGACGAGCGTACGGTGCTTCGCGCCGCGCATGCGTACGAACAGCATACTGAGCATCACAAACAACGTCCGCAACTGTAG
- a CDS encoding DUF5345 family protein, which yields MKKREDDAGQEQMFQELLGGQVEMWDEAIVPPPMNEEAFARLVREGREERRRRQRLERYAFWFISAIVLCGMLLLWQSSLLMFAVLQAAVFAGGGVFLVFGFIRTSKSRRSHR from the coding sequence ATGAAAAAACGCGAGGATGATGCCGGTCAGGAGCAGATGTTCCAGGAACTGCTGGGCGGGCAGGTGGAGATGTGGGATGAAGCGATTGTGCCGCCGCCTATGAATGAGGAAGCTTTCGCGAGGCTCGTGCGTGAAGGCAGGGAAGAACGGCGCCGTCGGCAGCGGCTCGAGCGTTATGCGTTCTGGTTCATTAGCGCGATCGTATTGTGCGGCATGCTGCTGCTCTGGCAGAGCAGCCTGCTTATGTTCGCTGTCCTGCAGGCTGCCGTGTTCGCGGGCGGCGGCGTCTTCCTGGTCTTCGGCTTCATTCGAACAAGCAAATCAAGGAGGAGCCACAGATGA
- the sigY gene encoding RNA polymerase sigma factor SigY → MSSAEPLTEDEQQIARAVRGDDEALAGLLRSSYGMLYKYMLKVTMNKPMAEDLVQDTMLRAIERIGSFQHKSKFSTWLISIATRRYIDEMRKEQRSRRWQSEEQALQGIRFQAALQQQDWPDALDALGGLSYDMRVPILLKYYYGYAYEEIAAWMDIPVGTVKSRLHNGLTKLRKELKGDEKTRG, encoded by the coding sequence ATGTCCAGCGCAGAGCCGCTAACGGAAGACGAACAACAAATTGCGCGAGCCGTTCGCGGGGACGACGAAGCGCTGGCGGGACTGCTTCGCAGCAGCTACGGCATGCTTTACAAATATATGCTCAAAGTTACGATGAACAAACCCATGGCGGAGGATCTCGTGCAGGACACGATGCTGCGGGCGATCGAGCGAATCGGAAGCTTTCAGCACAAGAGCAAGTTTTCAACATGGCTCATCTCCATTGCAACCAGGCGGTACATCGATGAAATGCGCAAGGAGCAGCGATCGCGCCGATGGCAGTCGGAAGAGCAGGCGCTGCAGGGGATACGGTTTCAAGCCGCGCTGCAGCAGCAGGATTGGCCGGACGCGCTGGATGCGCTTGGCGGGCTGTCCTACGACATGCGCGTTCCGATTTTGCTGAAATATTATTATGGCTACGCGTACGAGGAAATCGCCGCTTGGATGGACATTCCCGTCGGAACGGTAAAATCCAGACTGCACAACGGGCTGACCAAGCTGAGGAAGGAGCTGAAGGGCGATGAAAAAACGCGAGGATGA
- a CDS encoding ABC transporter ATP-binding protein, translated as MSKGANEGMTSAGQLPFAGAKAMVAISAVSKNFGSVRSLDQIDLKLFEGRCTALLGPNGAGKTTLLRILTGLLAPTSGSVSFQSLAPGADPRSLIGYLPQIPAFYDWMSGSEFLRFAGSLCGLSARESASQCKELLDRVGLGAAAGKRRIGGYSGGMKQRLGLAQALIHRPKLLILDEPVSALDPVGRREVMELLRELKREMTILFSTHVLHDAEELCDDVIILQQGRVSVSGAVSEIRGIHRTPIITVEVEDNGPARKRLADWLNRLSHPSITSAVLQPGEFSAKLQVLQAEEAKTYILQQLLAIPMPITKLEVGHASLEDIFLKAVHAR; from the coding sequence GTGAGCAAGGGAGCGAACGAAGGGATGACTTCCGCAGGCCAACTGCCCTTCGCCGGGGCAAAAGCAATGGTTGCAATAAGCGCCGTATCGAAAAATTTCGGTTCTGTCCGCTCGCTAGACCAGATCGACTTGAAGTTGTTCGAAGGCCGGTGCACGGCGCTGCTCGGTCCGAACGGAGCCGGCAAAACGACGCTGCTCCGCATTCTGACCGGCCTCCTCGCCCCCACATCGGGCAGCGTAAGCTTTCAAAGCCTGGCGCCAGGAGCAGATCCGCGTTCCCTTATCGGATATTTGCCGCAAATTCCGGCTTTCTACGACTGGATGAGCGGCAGCGAGTTTCTCCGCTTTGCTGGTAGTCTGTGCGGATTATCAGCCCGCGAATCAGCATCGCAATGCAAGGAGCTGTTGGATCGCGTAGGTCTTGGAGCCGCTGCAGGCAAGAGAAGAATCGGGGGTTATTCCGGCGGCATGAAACAGCGGCTAGGCCTAGCGCAGGCACTTATTCACCGTCCCAAGCTGCTCATACTGGACGAGCCGGTCTCGGCGCTCGATCCTGTAGGCAGACGCGAGGTGATGGAGCTGCTCCGCGAATTGAAAAGGGAGATGACGATCCTTTTCTCGACGCATGTGCTTCACGATGCAGAGGAGCTTTGCGACGATGTGATTATTTTGCAGCAAGGACGAGTTTCGGTCAGCGGAGCCGTCAGCGAGATTCGCGGCATTCATCGTACGCCGATCATCACGGTGGAAGTCGAGGATAACGGCCCTGCACGTAAACGGCTGGCTGATTGGCTGAACCGGCTTTCCCATCCATCCATCACATCCGCCGTTCTGCAGCCGGGCGAATTCTCCGCCAAGCTTCAAGTCCTGCAAGCAGAAGAAGCCAAGACCTATATATTGCAGCAGTTGCTGGCGATCCCCATGCCGATCACGAAGCTTGAAGTCGGACATGCCTCGCTGGAGGATATCTTTTTGAAGGCGGTGCATGCGCGGTGA